From Sceloporus undulatus isolate JIND9_A2432 ecotype Alabama chromosome 6, SceUnd_v1.1, whole genome shotgun sequence, one genomic window encodes:
- the TLE3 gene encoding transducin-like enhancer protein 3 isoform X5, which yields MYPQGRHPAPHQPGQPGFKFTVAESCDRIKDEFQFLQAQYHSLKVEYDKLANEKTEMQRHYVMYYEMSYGLNIEMHKQTEIAKRLNTILAQIMPFLSQEHQQQVAQAVERAKQVTMTELNAIIGQQLQAQHLSHAAHGPPVQLPPHPSGLPPPGIAPVTGSSSGLLALGALGSQAHLAVKDEKNHHDLDHRDRDSSANNSISPSESLRHSEKHRSSAEYSIESKKRKAEEKDSMSRYDSDGDKSDDLVVDVSNEDPTTPRVSPAHSPPENGMDKGRCLKKDAPNSPASVASSSSTPSSKTKDLGHNDKSSTPGLKSNTPTPRNDAPTPGTSSTPGLRPMLSKPSGMDPLASALRTPISIAGSYTTPFAMMGHHEMNGSLTSPGAYASLHNIPPQMTAAAAAAAAAYGRSPMVSFGAVGFDPHPPMRAPVLPTSLASIPGGKPAYSFHVSADGQMQPVPFPHDALAGPGIPRHARQINTLSHGEVVCAVTISNPTRHVYTGGKGCVKIWDISQPGTKSPISQLDCLNRDNYIRSCKLLPDGRTLIVGGEASTLTIWDLASPTPRIKAELTSSAPACYALAISPDAKVCFSCCSDGNIAVWDLHNQTLVRQFQGHTDGASCIDISHDGTKLWTGGLDNTVRSWDLREGRQLQQHDFTSQIFSLGYCPTGEWLAVGMESSNVEVLHHTKPDKYQLHLHESCVLSLKFAYCGKWFVSTGKDNLLNAWRTPYGASIFQSKESSSVLSCDISADDKYIVTGSGDKKATVYEVIY from the exons ATGTATCCCCAGGGGAGGCACCCG GCACCCCACCAGCCAGGCCAGCCAGGCTTCAAGTTCACCGTGGCCGAATCCTGCGACCGCATCAAGGACGAGTTCCAGTTCTTGCAGGCCCAGTACCACAG TCTAAAAGTGGAGTACGATAAGCTTGCGAATGAGAAGACGGAAATGCAGCGCCATTACGTGATG TACTATGAGATGTCCTACGGCTTGAACATAGAAATGCACAAGCAG aCGGAGATTGCAAAAAGACTGAACACGATTCTAGCTCAGATCATGCCTTTTCTGTCCCAAGAG CACCAACAGCAAGTGGCTCAGGCTGTTGAGCGTGCCAAGCAGGTCACGATGACAGAGCTGAACGCCATCATCGGG cagcaactgcaaGCCCAGCACCTCTCGCACGCGGCTCATGGGCCTCCAGTCCAGCTCCCTCCCCATCCGTCAGGCCTTCCACCTCCGGGGATCGCCCCCGTCACGGGCAGCAGCTCAGGGCTCTTGGCTCTGGGGGCCCTTGGGAGCCAAGCCCACTTGGCGGTCAAGGACGAGAAGAACCACCACGACCTGGACCACCGAG ATCGCGACTCCAGCGCA AATAATTCCATCTCTCCGTCGGAGAGTTTGAGACACAGTGAGAAGCACAGGAGCTCCGCTGAATACAGCATCGAGTCCAAGAAGCGGAAAGCCGAGGAGAAAGACAGCATGAGCCGATAC gacagTGACGGAGACAAGAGTGACGACTTGGTGGTGGACGTCTCCAACGAG GACCCCACAACGCCCCGAGTGAGTCCTGCCCATTCGCCACCGGAGAATGGGATGGACAAAGGACGGTGCCTGAAAAAGGACGCCCCAAACAGCCCCGCCTCGGTTGCCTCTTCCAGCAGCACTCCCTCCTCCAAGACGAAAGACCTAGGCCAT AATGACAAGTCCTCCACCCCGGGGTTGAAATCCAACACTCCCACACCGAGGAACGACGCGCCAACCCCTGGAACGAGTAGCACGCCGGGCCTTCGGCCAATGCTGAGCAAGCCTTCTGGAATGGACCCCCTGG CATCTGCCCTGCGGACGCCAATCTCCATTGCCGGCTCCTACACCACCCCTTTTGCCATGATGGGGCACCACGAAATGAACGGCTCCCTCACCAGCCCTGGGGCCTATGCCAGCCTTCACAACATCCCTCCGCAGATGACCGCTGcagctgctgcggctgctgctgcctATGGACGGTCTCCCATGGTTAGCTTTGGAGCT GTTGGCTTTGACCCGCATCCGCCCATGAGAGCCCCAGTCCTGCCCACCAGCCTGGCATCCATCCCTGGCGGCAAGCC AGCCTACTCTTTCCATGTGAGTGCAGACGGGCAGATGCAGCCGGTCCCATTTCCCCACGACGCCTTGGCTGGTCCTGGCATCCCCCGGCACGCGCGCCAGATCAATACGTTGAGCCACGGAGAAGTGGTGTGTGCCGTGACCATTAGCAACCCCACCAGACACGTCTACACTGGGGGCAAAGGATGCGTGAAGATCTGGGACATTAGCCAGCCGGGCACAAAAAGTCCCATCTCACAGCTGGATTGCTTG AACCGGGACAACTACATCCGATCCTGCAAGCTCCTCCCGGACGGGCGGACGCTGATCGTGGGTGGGGAGGCCAGTACGTTGACCATCTGGGACCTGGCCTCCCCAACCCCCCGGATCAAGGCCGAGCTGACCTCCTCCGCTCCAGCCTGCTATGCTTTGGCCATCAGCCCGGACGCCAAAGTCTGCTTCTCCTGTTGCAGCGACGGGAACATCGCGGTCTGGGATCTCCACAACCAGACGCTGGTCAG GCAGTTCCAAGGCCACACGGATGGCGCCAGCTGCATTGACATCTCCCACGATGGCACCAAACTCTGGACGGGGGGCCTGGACAACACCGTGCGCTCCTGGGACCTTCGGGAGGGAAGGCAGCTCCAGCAGCACGACTTCAcctcccag ATCTTCTCTCTGGGCTACTGCCCCACGGGCGAATGGCTGGCCGTGGGCATGGAGAGCAGCAACGTGGAGGTTTTGCACCACACCAAGCCTGACAAGTACCAGCTCCACCTTCACGAGAGCtgtgtcctgtcattgaagtttGCCTATTGCG GGAAGTGGTTTGTGAGCACAGGGAAGGACAACCTGCTCAACGCTTGGAGGACTCCCTATGGAGCCAGCATATTCCAG TCGAAAGAATCTTCGTCAGTCTTAAGCTGTGACATTTCCGCAGACGACAAGTATATTGTGACAGGCTCAGGTGACAAGAAGGCCACTGTCTATGAGGTGATCTATTGA
- the TLE3 gene encoding transducin-like enhancer protein 3 isoform X7 produces MYPQGRHPAPHQPGQPGFKFTVAESCDRIKDEFQFLQAQYHSLKVEYDKLANEKTEMQRHYVMYYEMSYGLNIEMHKQTEIAKRLNTILAQIMPFLSQEQVAQAVERAKQVTMTELNAIIGQQLQAQHLSHAAHGPPVQLPPHPSGLPPPGIAPVTGSSSGLLALGALGSQAHLAVKDEKNHHDLDHRDRDSSANNSISPSESLRHSEKHRSSAEYSIESKKRKAEEKDSMSRYDSDGDKSDDLVVDVSNEDPTTPRVSPAHSPPENGMDKGRCLKKDAPNSPASVASSSSTPSSKTKDLGHNDKSSTPGLKSNTPTPRNDAPTPGTSSTPGLRPMLSKPSGMDPLASALRTPISIAGSYTTPFAMMGHHEMNGSLTSPGAYASLHNIPPQMTAAAAAAAAAYGRSPMVSFGAVGFDPHPPMRAPVLPTSLASIPGGKPAYSFHVSADGQMQPVPFPHDALAGPGIPRHARQINTLSHGEVVCAVTISNPTRHVYTGGKGCVKIWDISQPGTKSPISQLDCLNRDNYIRSCKLLPDGRTLIVGGEASTLTIWDLASPTPRIKAELTSSAPACYALAISPDAKVCFSCCSDGNIAVWDLHNQTLVRQFQGHTDGASCIDISHDGTKLWTGGLDNTVRSWDLREGRQLQQHDFTSQIFSLGYCPTGEWLAVGMESSNVEVLHHTKPDKYQLHLHESCVLSLKFAYCGKWFVSTGKDNLLNAWRTPYGASIFQSKESSSVLSCDISADDKYIVTGSGDKKATVYEVIY; encoded by the exons ATGTATCCCCAGGGGAGGCACCCG GCACCCCACCAGCCAGGCCAGCCAGGCTTCAAGTTCACCGTGGCCGAATCCTGCGACCGCATCAAGGACGAGTTCCAGTTCTTGCAGGCCCAGTACCACAG TCTAAAAGTGGAGTACGATAAGCTTGCGAATGAGAAGACGGAAATGCAGCGCCATTACGTGATG TACTATGAGATGTCCTACGGCTTGAACATAGAAATGCACAAGCAG aCGGAGATTGCAAAAAGACTGAACACGATTCTAGCTCAGATCATGCCTTTTCTGTCCCAAGAG CAAGTGGCTCAGGCTGTTGAGCGTGCCAAGCAGGTCACGATGACAGAGCTGAACGCCATCATCGGG cagcaactgcaaGCCCAGCACCTCTCGCACGCGGCTCATGGGCCTCCAGTCCAGCTCCCTCCCCATCCGTCAGGCCTTCCACCTCCGGGGATCGCCCCCGTCACGGGCAGCAGCTCAGGGCTCTTGGCTCTGGGGGCCCTTGGGAGCCAAGCCCACTTGGCGGTCAAGGACGAGAAGAACCACCACGACCTGGACCACCGAG ATCGCGACTCCAGCGCA AATAATTCCATCTCTCCGTCGGAGAGTTTGAGACACAGTGAGAAGCACAGGAGCTCCGCTGAATACAGCATCGAGTCCAAGAAGCGGAAAGCCGAGGAGAAAGACAGCATGAGCCGATAC gacagTGACGGAGACAAGAGTGACGACTTGGTGGTGGACGTCTCCAACGAG GACCCCACAACGCCCCGAGTGAGTCCTGCCCATTCGCCACCGGAGAATGGGATGGACAAAGGACGGTGCCTGAAAAAGGACGCCCCAAACAGCCCCGCCTCGGTTGCCTCTTCCAGCAGCACTCCCTCCTCCAAGACGAAAGACCTAGGCCAT AATGACAAGTCCTCCACCCCGGGGTTGAAATCCAACACTCCCACACCGAGGAACGACGCGCCAACCCCTGGAACGAGTAGCACGCCGGGCCTTCGGCCAATGCTGAGCAAGCCTTCTGGAATGGACCCCCTGG CATCTGCCCTGCGGACGCCAATCTCCATTGCCGGCTCCTACACCACCCCTTTTGCCATGATGGGGCACCACGAAATGAACGGCTCCCTCACCAGCCCTGGGGCCTATGCCAGCCTTCACAACATCCCTCCGCAGATGACCGCTGcagctgctgcggctgctgctgcctATGGACGGTCTCCCATGGTTAGCTTTGGAGCT GTTGGCTTTGACCCGCATCCGCCCATGAGAGCCCCAGTCCTGCCCACCAGCCTGGCATCCATCCCTGGCGGCAAGCC AGCCTACTCTTTCCATGTGAGTGCAGACGGGCAGATGCAGCCGGTCCCATTTCCCCACGACGCCTTGGCTGGTCCTGGCATCCCCCGGCACGCGCGCCAGATCAATACGTTGAGCCACGGAGAAGTGGTGTGTGCCGTGACCATTAGCAACCCCACCAGACACGTCTACACTGGGGGCAAAGGATGCGTGAAGATCTGGGACATTAGCCAGCCGGGCACAAAAAGTCCCATCTCACAGCTGGATTGCTTG AACCGGGACAACTACATCCGATCCTGCAAGCTCCTCCCGGACGGGCGGACGCTGATCGTGGGTGGGGAGGCCAGTACGTTGACCATCTGGGACCTGGCCTCCCCAACCCCCCGGATCAAGGCCGAGCTGACCTCCTCCGCTCCAGCCTGCTATGCTTTGGCCATCAGCCCGGACGCCAAAGTCTGCTTCTCCTGTTGCAGCGACGGGAACATCGCGGTCTGGGATCTCCACAACCAGACGCTGGTCAG GCAGTTCCAAGGCCACACGGATGGCGCCAGCTGCATTGACATCTCCCACGATGGCACCAAACTCTGGACGGGGGGCCTGGACAACACCGTGCGCTCCTGGGACCTTCGGGAGGGAAGGCAGCTCCAGCAGCACGACTTCAcctcccag ATCTTCTCTCTGGGCTACTGCCCCACGGGCGAATGGCTGGCCGTGGGCATGGAGAGCAGCAACGTGGAGGTTTTGCACCACACCAAGCCTGACAAGTACCAGCTCCACCTTCACGAGAGCtgtgtcctgtcattgaagtttGCCTATTGCG GGAAGTGGTTTGTGAGCACAGGGAAGGACAACCTGCTCAACGCTTGGAGGACTCCCTATGGAGCCAGCATATTCCAG TCGAAAGAATCTTCGTCAGTCTTAAGCTGTGACATTTCCGCAGACGACAAGTATATTGTGACAGGCTCAGGTGACAAGAAGGCCACTGTCTATGAGGTGATCTATTGA
- the TLE3 gene encoding transducin-like enhancer protein 3 isoform X3, giving the protein MYPQGRHPAPHQPGQPGFKFTVAESCDRIKDEFQFLQAQYHSLKVEYDKLANEKTEMQRHYVMYYEMSYGLNIEMHKQTEIAKRLNTILAQIMPFLSQEQVAQAVERAKQVTMTELNAIIGVRGVPNLPLTQQQLQAQHLSHAAHGPPVQLPPHPSGLPPPGIAPVTGSSSGLLALGALGSQAHLAVKDEKNHHDLDHRDRDSSANNSISPSESLRHSEKHRSSAEYSIESKKRKAEEKDSMSRYDSDGDKSDDLVVDVSNEDPTTPRVSPAHSPPENGMDKGRCLKKDAPNSPASVASSSSTPSSKTKDLGHNDKSSTPGLKSNTPTPRNDAPTPGTSSTPGLRPMLSKPSGMDPLASALRTPISIAGSYTTPFAMMGHHEMNGSLTSPGAYASLHNIPPQMTAAAAAAAAAYGRSPMVSFGAVGFDPHPPMRAPVLPTSLASIPGGKPAYSFHVSADGQMQPVPFPHDALAGPGIPRHARQINTLSHGEVVCAVTISNPTRHVYTGGKGCVKIWDISQPGTKSPISQLDCLNRDNYIRSCKLLPDGRTLIVGGEASTLTIWDLASPTPRIKAELTSSAPACYALAISPDAKVCFSCCSDGNIAVWDLHNQTLVRQFQGHTDGASCIDISHDGTKLWTGGLDNTVRSWDLREGRQLQQHDFTSQIFSLGYCPTGEWLAVGMESSNVEVLHHTKPDKYQLHLHESCVLSLKFAYCGKWFVSTGKDNLLNAWRTPYGASIFQSKESSSVLSCDISADDKYIVTGSGDKKATVYEVIY; this is encoded by the exons ATGTATCCCCAGGGGAGGCACCCG GCACCCCACCAGCCAGGCCAGCCAGGCTTCAAGTTCACCGTGGCCGAATCCTGCGACCGCATCAAGGACGAGTTCCAGTTCTTGCAGGCCCAGTACCACAG TCTAAAAGTGGAGTACGATAAGCTTGCGAATGAGAAGACGGAAATGCAGCGCCATTACGTGATG TACTATGAGATGTCCTACGGCTTGAACATAGAAATGCACAAGCAG aCGGAGATTGCAAAAAGACTGAACACGATTCTAGCTCAGATCATGCCTTTTCTGTCCCAAGAG CAAGTGGCTCAGGCTGTTGAGCGTGCCAAGCAGGTCACGATGACAGAGCTGAACGCCATCATCGGGGTACGTGGAGTTCCCAATCTGCCTCTCACC cagcagcaactgcaaGCCCAGCACCTCTCGCACGCGGCTCATGGGCCTCCAGTCCAGCTCCCTCCCCATCCGTCAGGCCTTCCACCTCCGGGGATCGCCCCCGTCACGGGCAGCAGCTCAGGGCTCTTGGCTCTGGGGGCCCTTGGGAGCCAAGCCCACTTGGCGGTCAAGGACGAGAAGAACCACCACGACCTGGACCACCGAG ATCGCGACTCCAGCGCA AATAATTCCATCTCTCCGTCGGAGAGTTTGAGACACAGTGAGAAGCACAGGAGCTCCGCTGAATACAGCATCGAGTCCAAGAAGCGGAAAGCCGAGGAGAAAGACAGCATGAGCCGATAC gacagTGACGGAGACAAGAGTGACGACTTGGTGGTGGACGTCTCCAACGAG GACCCCACAACGCCCCGAGTGAGTCCTGCCCATTCGCCACCGGAGAATGGGATGGACAAAGGACGGTGCCTGAAAAAGGACGCCCCAAACAGCCCCGCCTCGGTTGCCTCTTCCAGCAGCACTCCCTCCTCCAAGACGAAAGACCTAGGCCAT AATGACAAGTCCTCCACCCCGGGGTTGAAATCCAACACTCCCACACCGAGGAACGACGCGCCAACCCCTGGAACGAGTAGCACGCCGGGCCTTCGGCCAATGCTGAGCAAGCCTTCTGGAATGGACCCCCTGG CATCTGCCCTGCGGACGCCAATCTCCATTGCCGGCTCCTACACCACCCCTTTTGCCATGATGGGGCACCACGAAATGAACGGCTCCCTCACCAGCCCTGGGGCCTATGCCAGCCTTCACAACATCCCTCCGCAGATGACCGCTGcagctgctgcggctgctgctgcctATGGACGGTCTCCCATGGTTAGCTTTGGAGCT GTTGGCTTTGACCCGCATCCGCCCATGAGAGCCCCAGTCCTGCCCACCAGCCTGGCATCCATCCCTGGCGGCAAGCC AGCCTACTCTTTCCATGTGAGTGCAGACGGGCAGATGCAGCCGGTCCCATTTCCCCACGACGCCTTGGCTGGTCCTGGCATCCCCCGGCACGCGCGCCAGATCAATACGTTGAGCCACGGAGAAGTGGTGTGTGCCGTGACCATTAGCAACCCCACCAGACACGTCTACACTGGGGGCAAAGGATGCGTGAAGATCTGGGACATTAGCCAGCCGGGCACAAAAAGTCCCATCTCACAGCTGGATTGCTTG AACCGGGACAACTACATCCGATCCTGCAAGCTCCTCCCGGACGGGCGGACGCTGATCGTGGGTGGGGAGGCCAGTACGTTGACCATCTGGGACCTGGCCTCCCCAACCCCCCGGATCAAGGCCGAGCTGACCTCCTCCGCTCCAGCCTGCTATGCTTTGGCCATCAGCCCGGACGCCAAAGTCTGCTTCTCCTGTTGCAGCGACGGGAACATCGCGGTCTGGGATCTCCACAACCAGACGCTGGTCAG GCAGTTCCAAGGCCACACGGATGGCGCCAGCTGCATTGACATCTCCCACGATGGCACCAAACTCTGGACGGGGGGCCTGGACAACACCGTGCGCTCCTGGGACCTTCGGGAGGGAAGGCAGCTCCAGCAGCACGACTTCAcctcccag ATCTTCTCTCTGGGCTACTGCCCCACGGGCGAATGGCTGGCCGTGGGCATGGAGAGCAGCAACGTGGAGGTTTTGCACCACACCAAGCCTGACAAGTACCAGCTCCACCTTCACGAGAGCtgtgtcctgtcattgaagtttGCCTATTGCG GGAAGTGGTTTGTGAGCACAGGGAAGGACAACCTGCTCAACGCTTGGAGGACTCCCTATGGAGCCAGCATATTCCAG TCGAAAGAATCTTCGTCAGTCTTAAGCTGTGACATTTCCGCAGACGACAAGTATATTGTGACAGGCTCAGGTGACAAGAAGGCCACTGTCTATGAGGTGATCTATTGA
- the TLE3 gene encoding transducin-like enhancer protein 3 isoform X1, giving the protein MYPQGRHPAPHQPGQPGFKFTVAESCDRIKDEFQFLQAQYHSLKVEYDKLANEKTEMQRHYVMYYEMSYGLNIEMHKQTEIAKRLNTILAQIMPFLSQEHQQQVAQAVERAKQVTMTELNAIIGVRGVPNLPLTQQQLQAQHLSHAAHGPPVQLPPHPSGLPPPGIAPVTGSSSGLLALGALGSQAHLAVKDEKNHHDLDHRDRDSSANNSISPSESLRHSEKHRSSAEYSIESKKRKAEEKDSMSRYDSDGDKSDDLVVDVSNEDPTTPRVSPAHSPPENGMDKGRCLKKDAPNSPASVASSSSTPSSKTKDLGHNDKSSTPGLKSNTPTPRNDAPTPGTSSTPGLRPMLSKPSGMDPLASALRTPISIAGSYTTPFAMMGHHEMNGSLTSPGAYASLHNIPPQMTAAAAAAAAAYGRSPMVSFGAVGFDPHPPMRAPVLPTSLASIPGGKPAYSFHVSADGQMQPVPFPHDALAGPGIPRHARQINTLSHGEVVCAVTISNPTRHVYTGGKGCVKIWDISQPGTKSPISQLDCLNRDNYIRSCKLLPDGRTLIVGGEASTLTIWDLASPTPRIKAELTSSAPACYALAISPDAKVCFSCCSDGNIAVWDLHNQTLVRQFQGHTDGASCIDISHDGTKLWTGGLDNTVRSWDLREGRQLQQHDFTSQIFSLGYCPTGEWLAVGMESSNVEVLHHTKPDKYQLHLHESCVLSLKFAYCGKWFVSTGKDNLLNAWRTPYGASIFQSKESSSVLSCDISADDKYIVTGSGDKKATVYEVIY; this is encoded by the exons ATGTATCCCCAGGGGAGGCACCCG GCACCCCACCAGCCAGGCCAGCCAGGCTTCAAGTTCACCGTGGCCGAATCCTGCGACCGCATCAAGGACGAGTTCCAGTTCTTGCAGGCCCAGTACCACAG TCTAAAAGTGGAGTACGATAAGCTTGCGAATGAGAAGACGGAAATGCAGCGCCATTACGTGATG TACTATGAGATGTCCTACGGCTTGAACATAGAAATGCACAAGCAG aCGGAGATTGCAAAAAGACTGAACACGATTCTAGCTCAGATCATGCCTTTTCTGTCCCAAGAG CACCAACAGCAAGTGGCTCAGGCTGTTGAGCGTGCCAAGCAGGTCACGATGACAGAGCTGAACGCCATCATCGGGGTACGTGGAGTTCCCAATCTGCCTCTCACC cagcagcaactgcaaGCCCAGCACCTCTCGCACGCGGCTCATGGGCCTCCAGTCCAGCTCCCTCCCCATCCGTCAGGCCTTCCACCTCCGGGGATCGCCCCCGTCACGGGCAGCAGCTCAGGGCTCTTGGCTCTGGGGGCCCTTGGGAGCCAAGCCCACTTGGCGGTCAAGGACGAGAAGAACCACCACGACCTGGACCACCGAG ATCGCGACTCCAGCGCA AATAATTCCATCTCTCCGTCGGAGAGTTTGAGACACAGTGAGAAGCACAGGAGCTCCGCTGAATACAGCATCGAGTCCAAGAAGCGGAAAGCCGAGGAGAAAGACAGCATGAGCCGATAC gacagTGACGGAGACAAGAGTGACGACTTGGTGGTGGACGTCTCCAACGAG GACCCCACAACGCCCCGAGTGAGTCCTGCCCATTCGCCACCGGAGAATGGGATGGACAAAGGACGGTGCCTGAAAAAGGACGCCCCAAACAGCCCCGCCTCGGTTGCCTCTTCCAGCAGCACTCCCTCCTCCAAGACGAAAGACCTAGGCCAT AATGACAAGTCCTCCACCCCGGGGTTGAAATCCAACACTCCCACACCGAGGAACGACGCGCCAACCCCTGGAACGAGTAGCACGCCGGGCCTTCGGCCAATGCTGAGCAAGCCTTCTGGAATGGACCCCCTGG CATCTGCCCTGCGGACGCCAATCTCCATTGCCGGCTCCTACACCACCCCTTTTGCCATGATGGGGCACCACGAAATGAACGGCTCCCTCACCAGCCCTGGGGCCTATGCCAGCCTTCACAACATCCCTCCGCAGATGACCGCTGcagctgctgcggctgctgctgcctATGGACGGTCTCCCATGGTTAGCTTTGGAGCT GTTGGCTTTGACCCGCATCCGCCCATGAGAGCCCCAGTCCTGCCCACCAGCCTGGCATCCATCCCTGGCGGCAAGCC AGCCTACTCTTTCCATGTGAGTGCAGACGGGCAGATGCAGCCGGTCCCATTTCCCCACGACGCCTTGGCTGGTCCTGGCATCCCCCGGCACGCGCGCCAGATCAATACGTTGAGCCACGGAGAAGTGGTGTGTGCCGTGACCATTAGCAACCCCACCAGACACGTCTACACTGGGGGCAAAGGATGCGTGAAGATCTGGGACATTAGCCAGCCGGGCACAAAAAGTCCCATCTCACAGCTGGATTGCTTG AACCGGGACAACTACATCCGATCCTGCAAGCTCCTCCCGGACGGGCGGACGCTGATCGTGGGTGGGGAGGCCAGTACGTTGACCATCTGGGACCTGGCCTCCCCAACCCCCCGGATCAAGGCCGAGCTGACCTCCTCCGCTCCAGCCTGCTATGCTTTGGCCATCAGCCCGGACGCCAAAGTCTGCTTCTCCTGTTGCAGCGACGGGAACATCGCGGTCTGGGATCTCCACAACCAGACGCTGGTCAG GCAGTTCCAAGGCCACACGGATGGCGCCAGCTGCATTGACATCTCCCACGATGGCACCAAACTCTGGACGGGGGGCCTGGACAACACCGTGCGCTCCTGGGACCTTCGGGAGGGAAGGCAGCTCCAGCAGCACGACTTCAcctcccag ATCTTCTCTCTGGGCTACTGCCCCACGGGCGAATGGCTGGCCGTGGGCATGGAGAGCAGCAACGTGGAGGTTTTGCACCACACCAAGCCTGACAAGTACCAGCTCCACCTTCACGAGAGCtgtgtcctgtcattgaagtttGCCTATTGCG GGAAGTGGTTTGTGAGCACAGGGAAGGACAACCTGCTCAACGCTTGGAGGACTCCCTATGGAGCCAGCATATTCCAG TCGAAAGAATCTTCGTCAGTCTTAAGCTGTGACATTTCCGCAGACGACAAGTATATTGTGACAGGCTCAGGTGACAAGAAGGCCACTGTCTATGAGGTGATCTATTGA